From one Suricata suricatta isolate VVHF042 chromosome 8, meerkat_22Aug2017_6uvM2_HiC, whole genome shotgun sequence genomic stretch:
- the LRRC8C gene encoding volume-regulated anion channel subunit LRRC8C, with the protein MIPVTEFRQFSEQQPAFRVLKPWWDVFTDYLSVAMLMIGVFGCTLQVMQDKIICLPKRVQPSQNHSSVSNVSQAVASTTPLPPPKPSPANPATVEMKGLKTDLDLQQYSFINQMCYERALHWYAKYFPYLVLIHTLVFMLCSNFWFKFPGSSSKIEHFISILGKCFDSPWTTRALSEVSGEDSEEKDNRKNNISRSNTIQSGPEGSLVNSQSLKSIPEKFVVDKSTAGALDKKEGEQAKALFEKVKKFRLHVEEGDILYAMYVRQTVLKVIKFLIIIAYNSALVSKVQFTVDCNVDIQDMTGYKNFSCNHTMAHLFSKLSFCYLCFVSIYGLTCLYTLYWLFYRSLREYSFEYVRQETGIDDIPDVKNDFAFMLHMIDQYDPLYSKRFAVFLSEVSENKLKQLNLNNEWTPDKLRQKLQTNAHNRLELPLIMLSGLPDTVFEITELQSLKLEIIKNVMIPATIAQLDNLQELSLHQCSVKIHSAALSFLKENLKVLSVKFDDMRELPPWMYGLRNLEELYLVGSLSHDISKNVTLESLRDLKSLKILSIKSNVSKIPQAVVDVSSHLQKMCIHNDGTKLVMLNNLKKMTNLTELELVHCDLERIPHAVFSLLSLQELDLKENNLKSIEEIVSFQHLRKLTVLKLWHNSITYIPEHIKKLTSLERLAFSHNKIEVLPSHLFLCNKIRYLDLSYNDIRFIPPEIGVLQSLQYFSITCNKVESLPDELYFCKKLKTLKIGKNSLSVLSPKIGNLLFLSYLDVKGNHFEILPPELGDCRALKRAGLVVEDALFETLPSDIREQMKAE; encoded by the coding sequence GTCATGCAAGACAAGATAATCTGCCTTCCAAAAAGAGTTCAGCCTTCTCAGAACCACTCTTCCGTTTCAAATGTCTCCCAGGCAGTTGCCAGCACCACCCCACTGCCTCCCCCTAAACCATCTCCTGCCAACCCTGCCACCGTGGAAATGAAAGGGCTGAAGACAGATTTGGACCTTCAGCAGTACAGTTTCATAAACCAGATGTGTTATGAGCGAGCCCTCCACTGGTATGCCAAATATTTCCCTTACCTTGTGCTCATCCACACCCTGGTCTTCATGCTCTGCAGCAACTTTTGGTTCAAATTCCCTGGCTCCAGCTCCAAGATAGAACATTTCATCTCAATCCTGGGCAAGTGTTTTGACTCGCCGTGGACCACGCGGGCTTTGTCTGAAGTGTCTGGGGAGGACTCCGAGGAAAAGGACAACAGGAAGAACAACATAAGCAGATCTAACACCATCCAGTCTGGTCCAGAAGGCAGCCTGGTCAACTCTCAGTCACTCAAGTCAATTCCCGAGAAGTTTGTGGTTGACAAGTCCACTGCAGGAGCCCTGGATAAGAAGGAAGGTGAGCAAGCAAAGGCCCTATTTGAGAAGGTGAAGAAGTTCAGGCTGCACGTGGAAGAAGGTGATATCCTATATGCTATGTACGTTCGCCAGACTGTACTTAAGGTTATAAAGTTCCTGATCATCATTGCCTATAATAGCGCCCTGGTTTCCAAAGTTCAATTTACAGTGGACTGTAATGTTGACATTCAGGACATGACTGGCTATAAAAACTTTTCCTGTAATCATACCATGGCACATCTGTTCTCAAAACTATCCTTTTGCTATCTGTGTTTTGTGAGTATCTACGGACTGACGTGCCTCTATACCTTGTACTGGCTGTTCTATCGTTCTCTACGGGAATACTCTTTCGAGTATGTCCGACAGGAGACTGGAATTGATGATATCCCCGATGTGAAAAATGACTTTGCTTTTATGCTTCATATGATAGACCAGTATGACCCTCTGTATTCCAAGAGATTTGCTGTCTTCCTATCTGAAGTGAGTGAGAACAAGTTAAAGCAGCTGAACTTAAATAACGAGTGGACTCCTGACAAACTGAGGCAGAAGCTCCAGACAAATGCCCATAACCGGCTGGAATTGCCCCTCATCATGCTCTCTGGCCTTCCAGACACGGTGTTTGAAATCACGGAGTTGCAGTCTTTAAAGCTTGAGATCATTAAGAACGTAATGATCCCAGCCACCATTGCGCAGCTAGACAATCTTCAAGAGCTCTCGCTACACCAGTGCTCAGTCAAAATCCACAGCGCAGCGCTCTCTTTCCTGAAGGAGAACCTCAAGGTCTTGAGCGTCAAGTTTGATGACATGAGGGAGCTGCCCCCCTGGATGTATGGACTCCGAAATCTGGAGGAGCTCTACCTGGTTGGCTCTCTAAGTCACGATATTTCCAAAAATGTCACTCTCGAGTCTCTGCGGGATCTCAAAAGCCTTAAAATCCTCTCTATCAAAAGCAACGTTTCCAAAATCCCTCAGGCCGTGGTGGACGTTTCCAGCCACCTCCAGAAGATGTGCATACATAACGATGGCACCAAGCTGGTGATGCTCAACAACTTAAAGAAGATGACCAACCTGACAGAGCTGGAGCTGGTCCACTGTGACCTGGAGCGCATTCCCCATGCTGTGTTTAGTCTGCTCAGCCTCCAGGAGTTGGACCTCAAAGAAAACAATCTGAAATCGATAGAAGAAATCGTTAGCTTCCAGCACTTGAGGAAGTTGACGGTGCTCAAACTGTGGCACAACAGCATCACCTACATCCCGGAGCATATCAAGAAGCTAACCAGCCTGGAGCGCCTGGCCTTTAGTCACAACAAAATAGAGGTGCTCCCTTCCCACCTCTTCCTATGCAACAAAATCCGCTACTTGGACTTATCCTACAACGACATTCGGTTTATCCCACCGGAAATCGGAGTTCTGCAAAGTTTACAGTACTTTTCCATCACCTGTAACAAAGTGGAGAGCCTTCCGGATGAACTCTACTTCTGCAAGAAACTGAAAACTCTGAAGATTGGGAAAAACAGCCTATCCGTACTTTCACCGAAAATTGgaaatttgttatttctttcctatttagACGTTAAAGGCAATCACTTTGAAATCCTCCCACCCGAATTGGGTGACTGCCGGGCTCTCAAGCGAGCCGGGTTAGTTGTCGAAGACGCTCTGTTTGAAACTCTGCCTTCTGACATCCGGGAGCAAATGAAAGCagaataa